GCTTTCATGCTGCGTCCCTCCGCGCTGCCGCACGCAGGGCCTGAGTGAACACCACGGGCGGCTGCGCGCCGCTGATCGCGTGGTCGTCGATCACGATCGTGGGCACCGCCTGAACGCCGCGCCGGTCGGCTCGTTCGCGCGCCGCGTCGACCTCCAGATCGCCCGCGGTGCTCGCCAGATAAGCGCGCACTTCGTCCGCGTCGAACGTGTGTTCGGCGGCGATCGCGACCAGCGTGTCGAGCGAGCCGATGTCGTGGCCTTCGGCGAAGTACGCGGCATAGATGGCCTGATACAGCGCGGCCGTGGTGCGCGGCTCATTGCGGCACTGCGCGAACTGCATCAGCCGATGCGCGAGACGCGTGTTCGGCGTGCGCAGCACGCGGTCGTAGTCGAATGCCGCGCCGGCGCTCAGGCCGGCGGCCGTCACCTGCGCGTCCATGGTTTGCGAGCGTGCCCAACTGCCGAACTTGAGGGTTCGATAGGCGCGCCGCTCCATGCCTTCCACGGGCATCGACGGGTTCAGCTCGAATGGCACGTAGCGAATCGACACGGCCTCGCCGACGCCGGCGTCGGCCAGCGCCGCGGAAAGATTCCGTTGGCCGATCCAGCACCACGGGCAAATAAAGTCGTAATGAACTTCCACCTGAATGGCTTGCATGTTGCACCCCTCACTAGGTAACGGATGCAGCTTATGCGTTGCGTTTGTGTTGCGGAATGGGACTAAAATGCAAACCCGCGTTGCGTTTTTTGCAACCAAACCTCTATCGACACCGAAACCGATACCGACCATGGACAAATTCCTTGCCGTGAAAACGCTGCTGGAAGTCGCCGATGCCGGCGGCTTTTCGAAGGCCGCGCGGCGTCTTGGCGTGGCGACTTCGTCGGTCACGCGCCTGATGGACTCGCTGGAAGCGTCGCTCGGCTCCGCGCTGCTGACCCGCACGCCTCGCAAGGTCAGTCTCACGGACGCCGGCATCGCCTACGTCGAGCAGGTCGGCAAGGTGCTCGACGATCTCGCCGAGGCGGACGAGAGCGTGTTCGACAGCGGCGCGTCGCCGGTCGGCTCGCTGCGCATCTCGGTGCCGTCCACCTTTAGCCGCTTAAGACTCGCGCCGCACCTGGCGGCGTTTCTCGCCGACCATCCGCGCGTCTTTCTCGACGTGGTGGTGGCCGACAACTTTCTCGACCTCGCGCTCGAACGGATCGACGTGGCGATCCGGATCGGCCGGCTGGATCGCGACCCCAACCTGATCGCCAGGAAGCTGGCCGACAATCCGCGCTACGTCGTCGCGAGCCATGGCTACCTCGAACAGCACGGCACGCCTCGCACGCCGCAGGAACTGGCCGACCACGAATGTCTGCGGGTCGCGTACGGCGGCGGCTATCGCACG
This genomic stretch from Paraburkholderia bryophila harbors:
- a CDS encoding DsbA family oxidoreductase translates to MQAIQVEVHYDFICPWCWIGQRNLSAALADAGVGEAVSIRYVPFELNPSMPVEGMERRAYRTLKFGSWARSQTMDAQVTAAGLSAGAAFDYDRVLRTPNTRLAHRLMQFAQCRNEPRTTAALYQAIYAAYFAEGHDIGSLDTLVAIAAEHTFDADEVRAYLASTAGDLEVDAARERADRRGVQAVPTIVIDDHAISGAQPPVVFTQALRAAARRDAA
- a CDS encoding LysR family transcriptional regulator, whose amino-acid sequence is MDKFLAVKTLLEVADAGGFSKAARRLGVATSSVTRLMDSLEASLGSALLTRTPRKVSLTDAGIAYVEQVGKVLDDLAEADESVFDSGASPVGSLRISVPSTFSRLRLAPHLAAFLADHPRVFLDVVVADNFLDLALERIDVAIRIGRLDRDPNLIARKLADNPRYVVASHGYLEQHGTPRTPQELADHECLRVAYGGGYRTRQMWTFDRDGEEERVEVRGRLLSNGLDILLEAVMAGRGIALLPEWQVSAEIRAGRLMRLFEDFDASPHQGDAVVYAAYLPNRRHSSKVRTLVQFLEARLQGALEG